A DNA window from Helianthus annuus cultivar XRQ/B chromosome 15, HanXRQr2.0-SUNRISE, whole genome shotgun sequence contains the following coding sequences:
- the LOC110912436 gene encoding protein LHY isoform X2 codes for MSSDERKRLYVLFVAEYLKPVSLDGILLLLGKTQHQEHIGTKTAVQIRSHAQKFFTKLEKEAGAKGVPIGQALDLEIPPPRPKRKPNYPYPRNTHTREPEKPPTSVSSLQVPNLETKPLPEKTSYTENPENEKTVPNENFNTVETGEQDGVVDGTHFAHENIVQGQYSDKPVSLINHIQSKQTYPRHVPVQVVDVHQDVRAKTSVPDPANLLVNIATASASSVQNLNSTLDNQENYKSFLDVSSTISSVLVSSLLQNPAAYAAASFAAKFYHPANTAEASSADSYSRDQLNPEATPSMAAIAAATVAAATAWWSAHGPLPVCTLFYPGGYFQTPMEENQVRVADTRREKAAPSEGVMQEEKTDIEEDLHDSNKTNIGKQIDRSSCGSNTSSSSEPVSEKHGKEAEETKGSDVKESIISPNETCKGVSEEASYSNPCHIFWKLETEMDRQRINKNSELDLNRMSQEPGESNGFVGEEGVLRMGLGSVKVNARHMGFRPYKRCSVEAKERCKIVTGDEKSPKRMCLGTEASN; via the exons ATGAG TAGCGATGAAAGAAAGCGTTTGTATGTCCTATTTGTTGCGGAGTATTTGAAGCCGGTGTCACTAGATGGAATCCTGCTCCTCTTGGGAAAAACTCAACATCAag AACACATAGGAACCAAGACTGCCGTGCAAATCAGAAGCCATGCGCAAAAGTTCTTTACAAAG TTGGAGAAAGAGGCTGGTGCTAAAGGTGTTCCAATAGGACAGGCGCTTGACCTGGAAATTCCTCCTCCACGCCCTAAACGGAAACCGAATTATCCTTACCCTAGAAACACTCATACACGCGAGCCAGAAAAGCCACCAACTTCAGTTTCTTCGTTGCAAGTACCGAATCTCGAGACAAAACCACTCCCTGAG AAAACCAGCTACACAGAGAATCCGGAAAATGAAAAAACCGTACCAAATGAAAATTTCAACACCGTTGAAACCGGAGAGCAAGATGGTGTAGTTGACGGCACACACTTTGCACATGAAAATATCGTTCAAGGTCAATATTCTGATAAGCCTGTGAGTTTAATAAACCATATACAGAGTAAGCAGACGTACCCAAGGCATGTTCCTGTACAAGTTGTAGATGTACATCAAGACGTTAGGGCAAAAACTAGCGTTCCCGATCCCGCTAACCTATTAGTTAACATAGCAACAGCATCTGCAAGTAGTGTGCAAAATCTTAACAGTACCCTTGATAATCAAGAGAATTACAAATCGTTTCTCGATGTTTCATCGACTATTTCTAGTGTCCTTGTTTCTTCTCTGCTGCAAAATCCTGCCGCCTACGCTGCAGCAAGCTTTGCAGCTAAATTTTATCATCCTGCTAATACCGCAGAAGCTTCCTCTGCAGATTCGTATTCAAGAGATCAGTTGAACCCCGAGGCTACTCCTAGCATGGCTGCCATTGCTGCTGCTACTGTAGCAGCCGCAACTGCATGGTGGTCAGCTCATGGTCCGCTTCCGGTTTGTACTCTTTTTTACCCTGGCGGTTATTTTCAGACGCCAATGGAAGAAAATCAAGTAAGAGTAGCCGATACCAGAAGAGAAAAGGCGGCTCCTTCAGAAGGTGTCATGCAAGAAGAGAAGACGGATATCGAAGAAGatcttcatgattcaaacaaaacTAACATTGGAAAACAGATTGACCGGTCTTCTTGTGGTTCAAACACTAGTTCCAGCAGTGAACCTGTTTCAGAAAAGCATGGGAAAGAAGCAGAAGAAACTAAAGGGTCAGATGTTAAGGAGTCTATTATTAGCCCAAACGAAACATGTAAAGGGGTCTCCGAAGAGGCAAGTTACTCTAACCCATGTCACATCTTCTGGAAACTAGAAACGGAGATGGATCGACAGCGTATAAACAAGAACAGTGAGTTAGACCTAAACAGAATGAGTCAAGAACCAGGGGAGAGCAACGGTTTTGTAGGTGAAGAAGGGGTATTGAGAATGGGATTGGGGAGCGTGAAGGTGAACGCTCGTCATATGGGATTCAGACCGTACAAGAGGTGTTCGGTTGAGGCTAAAGAACGCTGCAAGATCGTGACAGGTGATGAAAAAAGCCCAAAGAGAATGTGTTTGGGAACCGAGGCTTCAAATTGA
- the LOC110912436 gene encoding protein LHY isoform X1 — translation MESCSSWEKLNIKTRKPYTITKQRERWTEDEHNSFLEALKLYGRAWQRIEEHIGTKTAVQIRSHAQKFFTKLEKEAGAKGVPIGQALDLEIPPPRPKRKPNYPYPRNTHTREPEKPPTSVSSLQVPNLETKPLPEKTSYTENPENEKTVPNENFNTVETGEQDGVVDGTHFAHENIVQGQYSDKPVSLINHIQSKQTYPRHVPVQVVDVHQDVRAKTSVPDPANLLVNIATASASSVQNLNSTLDNQENYKSFLDVSSTISSVLVSSLLQNPAAYAAASFAAKFYHPANTAEASSADSYSRDQLNPEATPSMAAIAAATVAAATAWWSAHGPLPVCTLFYPGGYFQTPMEENQVRVADTRREKAAPSEGVMQEEKTDIEEDLHDSNKTNIGKQIDRSSCGSNTSSSSEPVSEKHGKEAEETKGSDVKESIISPNETCKGVSEEASYSNPCHIFWKLETEMDRQRINKNSELDLNRMSQEPGESNGFVGEEGVLRMGLGSVKVNARHMGFRPYKRCSVEAKERCKIVTGDEKSPKRMCLGTEASN, via the exons ATGGAATCCTGCTCCTCTTGGGAAAAACTCAACATCAag ACTAGAAAACCCTATACAATAACAAAACAACGTGAACGATGGACAGAAGATGAGCATAATAGTTTTTTAGAAGCCCTGAAACTATATGGGCGAGCTTGGCAACGGATAGAAG AACACATAGGAACCAAGACTGCCGTGCAAATCAGAAGCCATGCGCAAAAGTTCTTTACAAAG TTGGAGAAAGAGGCTGGTGCTAAAGGTGTTCCAATAGGACAGGCGCTTGACCTGGAAATTCCTCCTCCACGCCCTAAACGGAAACCGAATTATCCTTACCCTAGAAACACTCATACACGCGAGCCAGAAAAGCCACCAACTTCAGTTTCTTCGTTGCAAGTACCGAATCTCGAGACAAAACCACTCCCTGAG AAAACCAGCTACACAGAGAATCCGGAAAATGAAAAAACCGTACCAAATGAAAATTTCAACACCGTTGAAACCGGAGAGCAAGATGGTGTAGTTGACGGCACACACTTTGCACATGAAAATATCGTTCAAGGTCAATATTCTGATAAGCCTGTGAGTTTAATAAACCATATACAGAGTAAGCAGACGTACCCAAGGCATGTTCCTGTACAAGTTGTAGATGTACATCAAGACGTTAGGGCAAAAACTAGCGTTCCCGATCCCGCTAACCTATTAGTTAACATAGCAACAGCATCTGCAAGTAGTGTGCAAAATCTTAACAGTACCCTTGATAATCAAGAGAATTACAAATCGTTTCTCGATGTTTCATCGACTATTTCTAGTGTCCTTGTTTCTTCTCTGCTGCAAAATCCTGCCGCCTACGCTGCAGCAAGCTTTGCAGCTAAATTTTATCATCCTGCTAATACCGCAGAAGCTTCCTCTGCAGATTCGTATTCAAGAGATCAGTTGAACCCCGAGGCTACTCCTAGCATGGCTGCCATTGCTGCTGCTACTGTAGCAGCCGCAACTGCATGGTGGTCAGCTCATGGTCCGCTTCCGGTTTGTACTCTTTTTTACCCTGGCGGTTATTTTCAGACGCCAATGGAAGAAAATCAAGTAAGAGTAGCCGATACCAGAAGAGAAAAGGCGGCTCCTTCAGAAGGTGTCATGCAAGAAGAGAAGACGGATATCGAAGAAGatcttcatgattcaaacaaaacTAACATTGGAAAACAGATTGACCGGTCTTCTTGTGGTTCAAACACTAGTTCCAGCAGTGAACCTGTTTCAGAAAAGCATGGGAAAGAAGCAGAAGAAACTAAAGGGTCAGATGTTAAGGAGTCTATTATTAGCCCAAACGAAACATGTAAAGGGGTCTCCGAAGAGGCAAGTTACTCTAACCCATGTCACATCTTCTGGAAACTAGAAACGGAGATGGATCGACAGCGTATAAACAAGAACAGTGAGTTAGACCTAAACAGAATGAGTCAAGAACCAGGGGAGAGCAACGGTTTTGTAGGTGAAGAAGGGGTATTGAGAATGGGATTGGGGAGCGTGAAGGTGAACGCTCGTCATATGGGATTCAGACCGTACAAGAGGTGTTCGGTTGAGGCTAAAGAACGCTGCAAGATCGTGACAGGTGATGAAAAAAGCCCAAAGAGAATGTGTTTGGGAACCGAGGCTTCAAATTGA
- the LOC110912436 gene encoding protein LHY isoform X3 — MESCSSWEKLNIKTRKPYTITKQRERWTEDEHNSFLEALKLYGRAWQRIEEHIGTKTAVQIRSHAQKFFTKLEKEAGAKGVPIGQALDLEIPPPRPKRKPNYPYPRNTHTREPEKPPTSVSSLQVPNLETKPLPEKTSYTENPENEKTVPNENFNTVETGEQDGVVDGTHFAHENIVQDSYSRDQLNPEATPSMAAIAAATVAAATAWWSAHGPLPVCTLFYPGGYFQTPMEENQVRVADTRREKAAPSEGVMQEEKTDIEEDLHDSNKTNIGKQIDRSSCGSNTSSSSEPVSEKHGKEAEETKGSDVKESIISPNETCKGVSEEASYSNPCHIFWKLETEMDRQRINKNSELDLNRMSQEPGESNGFVGEEGVLRMGLGSVKVNARHMGFRPYKRCSVEAKERCKIVTGDEKSPKRMCLGTEASN; from the exons ATGGAATCCTGCTCCTCTTGGGAAAAACTCAACATCAag ACTAGAAAACCCTATACAATAACAAAACAACGTGAACGATGGACAGAAGATGAGCATAATAGTTTTTTAGAAGCCCTGAAACTATATGGGCGAGCTTGGCAACGGATAGAAG AACACATAGGAACCAAGACTGCCGTGCAAATCAGAAGCCATGCGCAAAAGTTCTTTACAAAG TTGGAGAAAGAGGCTGGTGCTAAAGGTGTTCCAATAGGACAGGCGCTTGACCTGGAAATTCCTCCTCCACGCCCTAAACGGAAACCGAATTATCCTTACCCTAGAAACACTCATACACGCGAGCCAGAAAAGCCACCAACTTCAGTTTCTTCGTTGCAAGTACCGAATCTCGAGACAAAACCACTCCCTGAG AAAACCAGCTACACAGAGAATCCGGAAAATGAAAAAACCGTACCAAATGAAAATTTCAACACCGTTGAAACCGGAGAGCAAGATGGTGTAGTTGACGGCACACACTTTGCACATGAAAATATCGTTCAAG ATTCGTATTCAAGAGATCAGTTGAACCCCGAGGCTACTCCTAGCATGGCTGCCATTGCTGCTGCTACTGTAGCAGCCGCAACTGCATGGTGGTCAGCTCATGGTCCGCTTCCGGTTTGTACTCTTTTTTACCCTGGCGGTTATTTTCAGACGCCAATGGAAGAAAATCAAGTAAGAGTAGCCGATACCAGAAGAGAAAAGGCGGCTCCTTCAGAAGGTGTCATGCAAGAAGAGAAGACGGATATCGAAGAAGatcttcatgattcaaacaaaacTAACATTGGAAAACAGATTGACCGGTCTTCTTGTGGTTCAAACACTAGTTCCAGCAGTGAACCTGTTTCAGAAAAGCATGGGAAAGAAGCAGAAGAAACTAAAGGGTCAGATGTTAAGGAGTCTATTATTAGCCCAAACGAAACATGTAAAGGGGTCTCCGAAGAGGCAAGTTACTCTAACCCATGTCACATCTTCTGGAAACTAGAAACGGAGATGGATCGACAGCGTATAAACAAGAACAGTGAGTTAGACCTAAACAGAATGAGTCAAGAACCAGGGGAGAGCAACGGTTTTGTAGGTGAAGAAGGGGTATTGAGAATGGGATTGGGGAGCGTGAAGGTGAACGCTCGTCATATGGGATTCAGACCGTACAAGAGGTGTTCGGTTGAGGCTAAAGAACGCTGCAAGATCGTGACAGGTGATGAAAAAAGCCCAAAGAGAATGTGTTTGGGAACCGAGGCTTCAAATTGA
- the LOC110912435 gene encoding protein JINGUBANG, which yields MKNVMRRIMQLIRIIPRKSSKNIDSDDEDDHFYDAQQEPSVNNHRYHQPLPPLSDTDSLFGDGSRCNSYQQSSYDRLPMSAQTSPLLNSPWSSYVEVAPTENYVGLLTSLVREEGHIYSLAATADLLYTGSSSKNIRIWKHHMEYSGFKSHSGLVKAIVVAGDRIFTGHQDGKIRVWRASRKDPKVYKKIATLPDFQSVLKKSLKLKNYTEVRRKHSAIWIKHFDAISSMSLNDDHTLLYSGSWDKTMKVWRVSDFKCLESISAHDDVINAVVAGAHGYVFSGSADGTLKVWRKESSHGKRTKHYFSQSLLKQEFAVTSLVVTPAGKVVYAGCSDGVVHYWEHEKLIHGGVLRGHKLAVLCLAASGYMVFSGSADKNICVWQSDDRGRHRCLYVLNGHTGPVKCLAVEKEAREGECGGASTRILYSGSLDKSVKIWRVCPQMLNADNQHLPPPSPQRIDGLRRSRVEIHNKLPPHQQKKQ from the coding sequence atgaaGAACGTAATGCGAAGAATCATGCAACTTATTCGGATAATCCCTCGTAAATCATCGAAAAACATCGACAGCGACGACGAAGATGATCATTTTTACGATGCCCAGCAAGAACCATCGGTAAACAATCACCGATATCACCAACCACTACCTCCGTTATCCGACACCGATTCCCTCTTTGGAGATGGTTCGAGATGCAACTCGTACCAACAATCTTCGTATGATCGTCTACCAATGTCCGCTCAAACGTCCCCATTGTTAAACTCTCCGTGGTCGTCCTACGTGGAAGTGGCGCCCACGGAGAATTACGTGGGACTATTGACGTCCCTCGTCCGTGAGGAAGGACACATATATTCGTTAGCCGCAACCGCAGATTTGTTATACACAGGATCTTCCAGCAAGAACATCCGCATCTGGAAGCACCACATGGAGTATTCCGGATTCAAATCGCATAGCGGATTGGTTAAAGCGATTGTCGTTGCAGGAGATCGAATCTTTACGGGTCATCAAGACGGGAAAATTAGGGTTTGGAGAGCGTCTCGAAAGGACCcgaaagtttataaaaaaatcgcgACGTTACCGGATTTTCAATCGGTTTTAAAGAAGTCGTTGAAGTTGAAGAATTACACGGAGGTGAGGCGTAAACATAGCGCGATTTGGATCAAACATTTCGATGCGATTTCGAGCATGAGCTTGAATGATGATCATACTCTTTTGTATTCGGGGTCATGGGACAAAACAATGAAGGTGTGGAGAGTATCGGATTTCAAGTGTTTGGAATCGATTAGCGCGCATGACGATGTCATCAACGCCGTGGTGGCCGGGGCGCACGGTTATGTGTTCTCCGGGTCCGCGGATGGGACGTTGAAAGTGTGGCGAAAGGAGTCCTCACACGGAAAGCGAACGAAACATTACTTTTCGCAAAGTTTGTTAAAGCAAGAATTCGCGGTGACATCGTTAGTGGTTACGCCAGCGGGGAAGGTTGTTTACGCGGGGTGTTCGGATGGAGTGGTGCATTATTGGGAACATGAGAAGTTAATCCACGGAGGCGTTCTCCGAGGTCATAAACTCGCGGTTTTGTGTCTTGCGGCGTCGGGATACATGGTGTTTAGTGGTTCGGCGGATAAGAATATATGCGTGTGGCAAAGCGATGACCGGGGTAGGCATAGGTGTTTGTATGTCTTGAACGGACATACGGGGCCCGTGAAGTGTTTGGCGGTAGAGAAGGAGGCGCGAGAAGGCGAATGCGGTGGGGCAAGCACGCGCATATTGTATAGTGGTAGTTTAGATAAGTCCGTGAAGATATGGAGGGTGTGTCCGCAAATGTTAAATGCGGATAACCAGCATTTGCCACCACCATCACCGCAGCGGATTGATGGGTTGCGGCGGAGTAGGGTGGAGATACATAACAAGTTACCGCCCCATCAACAGAAAAAACAGTGA